The Clostridium sp. DL-VIII DNA window TAAGATACTTCTTCGATATAGGAAGTAAGAAAGATTCTAAGGATTTATTTAGAGGACTGAAGATAGAAAATGAAAAAAAGATAATGGAACTTCAAGGAGAGTATCCGGTAATTTTTATTACATTTAAGAACCAAAAACATTTGTCTTATGAAGATTTTAAAACTGGAATACAGATGTTGCTATCTAATCTATATAAAGAACATGAATATCTACTAGAAAGCGATAAATTATCCGAGTTTGATAAAGCAGATTTTAAAGAAATAATATCTAGAAAAGCTCCAGTAGGAATTTTTTCTGAGGGTATAAGCAATCTTATGATGTACATGAATAAGCATTATGGGAAAAAGGTAATGCTATTTATAGATGAATATGATGTACCTATTCAAGAAGCGTATATACGTGGATTTTATGATGATATGATTGTATTAATGAGAAATTTATTAACATCTGCACTTAAAGATAATATATATTTAGAAAAGGCAATGATAACAGGTATACTTCGAGTTGCAAAAAAAAGCATTTTTTCAGGACTTAATAATTTGCAGGTAAATACTATATTAGGCTTTAAATTTAATGATAAATTTGGATTTACAGAAGCAGAAGTAAAAGAGTTCTTAGGTTATTATGATTTAAGTGATAAAAATGAAGAAATAAAAAATTGGTACAATGGATATATTTTTGGTGGTCAAGTAATATATAATCCTTGGTCAGTTTTAAATTATATTGATAACTATGAAGTTGGTTTTATGCCATATTGGATTAACAGCAGTAGCAATGATTTAGTAAAGAGGTTACTTCTTAAAGGAAATAGGAGTATGAAGCTTGAACTTGAGGCACTAATTAAAGGAAATACAATAAGTAAAACAATTGATGATAA harbors:
- a CDS encoding AAA family ATPase; protein product: MRKGIQIGISDFKKLIEENYYFVDKSLLIQEFIENGADIVLTPRPRRFGKTLNLSMLRYFFDIGSKKDSKDLFRGLKIENEKKIMELQGEYPVIFITFKNQKHLSYEDFKTGIQMLLSNLYKEHEYLLESDKLSEFDKADFKEIISRKAPVGIFSEGISNLMMYMNKHYGKKVMLFIDEYDVPIQEAYIRGFYDDMIVLMRNLLTSALKDNIYLEKAMITGILRVAKKSIFSGLNNLQVNTILGFKFNDKFGFTEAEVKEFLGYYDLSDKNEEIKNWYNGYIFGGQVIYNPWSVLNYIDNYEVGFMPYWINSSSNDLVKRLLLKGNRSMKLELEALIKGNTISKTIDDNIVMSEVEDSNENIWSFLLMSGYLKALKTENIEGMLNCKLKIPNKEVLIFYKNLIEKWFKEASNNEYYNTMLDTLTNGNIKVFEGIFKEFVINNLSYFDISGKEPERVYHAFVLGMLVSLSNEYEVNSNKESGYGRYDVIIIPKDISKIGIIIEFKKIDYFLDDTIEKATKEALKQIDEKRYETELVQKGINNILKLAIVFKGKEIKVTQG